In a genomic window of Arvicanthis niloticus isolate mArvNil1 chromosome 8, mArvNil1.pat.X, whole genome shotgun sequence:
- the Pcbd2 gene encoding pterin-4-alpha-carbinolamine dehydratase 2 isoform X4: MSRVALQAEKMNHHPEWFNVYNKVQITLTSHDCGGLTKRDVKLAQFIEKAAASL; the protein is encoded by the exons ATGTCCAGGGTTGCCCTGCAAGCAGAGAAGATGAATCACCACCCAGAATGGTTCAACGTGTACAACAAG GTCCAGATCACCCTCACCTCACATGACTGTGGAGGCCTGACCAAGCGTGATGTGAAGCTGGCCCAGTTCATTGAAAAAGCTGCTGCTTCTCTGTGA